Proteins co-encoded in one Chlorogloeopsis sp. ULAP01 genomic window:
- a CDS encoding DUF2237 domain-containing protein, giving the protein MTNNVLGKPLDICCTSPMTGFYRDGICNTGAGDIGAHVVCAQLTEEFLAFTKSRGNDLSTPVPIFDFPGLKPGDRWCLCASRWKEALDAGVAPPVILSATHASALEYVSLDELKQHALDEV; this is encoded by the coding sequence ATGACAAATAATGTCCTTGGAAAACCATTAGATATTTGTTGCACCTCGCCAATGACAGGTTTTTACCGAGATGGAATATGTAACACAGGTGCGGGTGATATTGGTGCTCATGTTGTCTGCGCACAACTCACAGAAGAGTTCCTGGCATTTACCAAGTCAAGGGGAAACGATTTGAGTACACCCGTTCCCATATTTGACTTTCCAGGTTTAAAACCAGGCGATCGCTGGTGTTTGTGCGCTTCTCGTTGGAAAGAAGCATTGGATGCTGGAGTTGCACCACCTGTAATTTTGTCAGCCACTCACGCATCAGCTTTGGAATATGTTTCTTTAGATGAATTGAAGCAACACGCTCTCGATGAAGTGTAA